Proteins co-encoded in one Marinobacter gudaonensis genomic window:
- the trxA gene encoding thioredoxin — MSNSPYIFEATMENFQQKVMEASSSTPILVDVWAEWCAPCKQLMPLLEKLANEYQGGFMLAKVNADEQEQLTASLGVRSLPTVILVKDGQAVDGFNGALPENEIRKVLDKHVQAPQEDPHDKARRIWEEGDVDGALAILSELNRKDPENLQVLIDLAQLKAETGDLETAEQVLESLPPEEKLQHQAKQLAARVKFLKQSAELPPIKDLEMALEQDPKDPNALHLLALHHVLRENNAEAMDLLIRLMQVDSKYKDEVAKTTLIELFDKLGNNNPDVRTYRRKLYTLMH, encoded by the coding sequence ATGAGCAACTCCCCCTACATCTTCGAAGCGACCATGGAAAACTTCCAGCAGAAGGTCATGGAAGCCTCTTCCAGTACGCCCATCCTGGTGGATGTCTGGGCCGAGTGGTGTGCCCCCTGCAAACAGTTGATGCCATTGCTGGAGAAGCTGGCCAACGAATACCAGGGCGGGTTCATGCTGGCGAAGGTGAACGCGGATGAGCAGGAGCAGCTGACCGCCAGCCTTGGCGTGCGCAGCCTGCCCACCGTGATCCTGGTGAAAGACGGCCAGGCCGTGGACGGTTTCAATGGTGCCCTGCCGGAGAACGAGATTCGCAAAGTGCTGGACAAACACGTCCAGGCCCCGCAGGAGGATCCGCACGACAAGGCCCGTCGCATCTGGGAAGAGGGCGACGTGGACGGGGCTCTTGCCATTCTGTCCGAGCTCAACCGTAAGGATCCTGAGAACCTCCAGGTATTGATCGACCTCGCCCAGCTGAAAGCTGAGACCGGAGACCTGGAAACCGCGGAACAAGTGCTCGAGAGTCTGCCGCCCGAGGAGAAATTGCAGCACCAGGCCAAGCAACTGGCGGCACGGGTGAAGTTCCTCAAGCAGTCTGCCGAGCTTCCGCCAATCAAGGATCTGGAGATGGCCCTGGAGCAGGACCCGAAAGATCCGAACGCGTTGCACCTGTTGGCGCTTCATCACGTATTAAGGGAGAACAACGCCGAGGCGATGGATCTGCTGATCCGCCTGATGCAGGTGGACAGCAAGTACAAGGACGAAGTGGCCAAGACCACCTTGATCGAACTGTTCGACAA
- the lon gene encoding endopeptidase La has product MNDDTRNDSFEEFEEDVTEYIGRDEHSKGLALPQQLMPRRMYVLPVSNRPFFPAQVQPVMVNQNPWHETLKRVGETDHKVLGICFVEEPEAEEGVPASDQLETMGCAVRVHHAQSQDGKVQFIAQGLQRFRITQWLRRKPPYLVEVEYPTEPEEEADELKAYTLAIISAIKELLRSNPLYGEEVKQYLSRFGPDDSSPLADFGASMTSAPGHELQDVLDTVPLLRRMEKVLLLMRKEQEVARLQSEISEEVNAKVQKHQREFFLKEQLKVIQRELGMAKDDKTADVERFEQRMAERHPPEAVQERFRDELEKLQVLEQGSPEYGVTRNYLDWLTQVPWGLHSEDHFDLAEARRILDRDHDGLDDVKDRIVEFLAEGTFKKEVSGSILLLVGPPGVGKTSIGHSVADALGREFYRFSVGGMRDEAEIKGHRRTYIGAMPGKFVQALKDSKVANPVIMLDEIDKIGASFQGDPASALLETLDPEQNRDFLDHYLDVRMDLSKVLFICTANQLDTIPRPLLDRMDVIRLSGYISEEKLAIAKHHLLPRLLKRAGLLKKQFNITDAAIRQVIEGYAREAGVRNLEKLLHKILRKGIVKLLEHPDQPVKVGVNDLPEYLGQPAFRKEKSLKGVGVVTGLAWTAMGGATLSIEASRIHSSQRGFKLTGQLGDVMKESAEIAYSFVSSNLKRFKGDPTFFDKSFVHLHVPEGATPKDGPSAGVTMATALLSIARREAPQQNIAMTGELTLTGQVLPVGGIREKVIAARRQRISNLILPEANRGDYEELPDYLKEGLVVNFAKQYSDVFQVCFGNKPRKGSSVH; this is encoded by the coding sequence ATGAATGACGACACCCGCAACGATTCGTTTGAAGAGTTCGAAGAGGATGTGACCGAATACATTGGCAGGGACGAGCACAGCAAGGGCCTGGCGCTGCCCCAGCAATTGATGCCCCGGCGCATGTACGTGCTGCCGGTGTCCAATCGTCCCTTCTTCCCGGCCCAGGTCCAGCCTGTGATGGTGAACCAGAACCCCTGGCACGAGACCCTGAAGCGGGTCGGGGAAACCGATCACAAGGTACTGGGCATCTGCTTTGTGGAAGAACCGGAAGCCGAGGAAGGCGTGCCCGCCAGCGACCAGCTGGAAACCATGGGCTGTGCCGTGCGGGTGCATCACGCCCAGAGCCAGGACGGCAAGGTTCAGTTCATTGCCCAGGGCCTGCAGCGCTTCCGAATTACCCAGTGGCTCCGTCGCAAGCCCCCCTACCTGGTGGAGGTGGAGTACCCGACCGAGCCCGAAGAAGAAGCCGACGAACTGAAGGCCTATACCCTGGCCATCATCAGCGCCATCAAGGAGCTGTTGCGATCCAACCCCCTGTACGGCGAGGAAGTGAAGCAATACCTGTCCCGGTTCGGGCCGGACGATAGCTCGCCCCTGGCCGATTTTGGCGCTTCCATGACCAGCGCCCCGGGTCACGAACTGCAGGACGTGCTCGACACCGTCCCGCTGCTGCGCCGCATGGAAAAAGTGCTTCTGCTGATGCGCAAGGAACAGGAGGTGGCCCGCCTGCAGTCGGAAATCAGCGAAGAGGTCAACGCCAAGGTGCAGAAGCACCAGCGGGAGTTTTTCCTCAAGGAACAGCTCAAGGTCATCCAGCGCGAGCTGGGCATGGCCAAGGACGACAAGACCGCCGACGTGGAGCGCTTCGAGCAGCGCATGGCAGAACGCCATCCACCGGAAGCGGTGCAGGAACGTTTCAGGGACGAGCTAGAGAAGTTGCAGGTTCTGGAGCAGGGCTCGCCCGAGTACGGCGTTACCCGCAACTACCTGGACTGGCTGACCCAGGTACCCTGGGGCCTTCACTCCGAGGACCACTTCGACCTGGCCGAGGCCCGCAGGATTCTCGACCGCGACCACGACGGCCTGGACGACGTCAAGGATCGCATCGTGGAGTTCCTGGCCGAGGGCACCTTCAAGAAAGAAGTGAGCGGTTCCATTCTGTTGTTGGTGGGCCCGCCAGGCGTGGGCAAAACCTCCATCGGCCATTCCGTGGCCGATGCCCTCGGGCGGGAGTTTTACCGCTTCAGCGTCGGCGGCATGCGCGACGAGGCCGAGATCAAGGGCCATCGCCGCACTTACATCGGTGCCATGCCGGGCAAGTTCGTGCAGGCCCTGAAGGATTCGAAGGTAGCCAACCCCGTGATCATGCTCGATGAAATCGACAAGATCGGCGCCTCGTTCCAGGGCGATCCGGCCTCGGCCCTGCTGGAAACCCTGGACCCGGAGCAGAACCGGGATTTCCTCGACCACTACCTGGATGTTCGCATGGACCTGTCCAAGGTGCTGTTCATCTGCACCGCGAACCAGCTCGACACCATTCCCCGGCCGCTGCTGGATCGAATGGATGTGATCCGCCTGTCCGGCTACATTTCCGAGGAAAAACTGGCCATTGCCAAGCACCACCTGTTGCCCCGGCTATTGAAGCGAGCTGGGCTGCTCAAAAAGCAGTTCAACATCACCGATGCCGCCATCCGGCAAGTGATCGAGGGGTATGCCCGTGAGGCTGGCGTGCGCAACCTGGAAAAGCTGCTGCACAAGATCCTGCGCAAGGGCATCGTCAAGCTTCTGGAGCATCCGGACCAGCCGGTCAAGGTGGGCGTCAACGATCTGCCCGAATACCTCGGGCAGCCGGCGTTCCGGAAAGAGAAGTCGTTGAAAGGCGTTGGTGTGGTAACCGGTCTGGCCTGGACCGCCATGGGCGGGGCCACCCTGAGCATCGAGGCGTCCCGGATCCACAGCAGCCAGCGCGGCTTCAAGCTCACCGGCCAGCTCGGCGACGTGATGAAGGAATCCGCGGAGATTGCCTACAGCTTCGTGTCCTCAAACCTGAAACGCTTCAAGGGTGACCCCACGTTCTTCGATAAGTCCTTCGTGCACCTGCACGTTCCCGAGGGGGCTACCCCCAAGGATGGCCCCAGCGCCGGCGTGACCATGGCCACTGCGCTCTTGTCCATTGCCCGTCGGGAAGCCCCACAGCAAAACATTGCCATGACCGGCGAGCTGACCCTCACCGGCCAGGTGCTGCCCGTGGGCGGGATTCGTGAAAAAGTCATTGCCGCCCGGCGGCAGAGGATCAGCAACCTGATCCTGCCGGAGGCCAATCGGGGCGATTACGAGGAACTGCCGGACTACCTGAAGGAAGGACTGGTGGTGAACTTCGCCAAGCAATACAGCGATGTCTTTCAGGTGTGTTTTGGCAACAAACCGAGAAAGGGGTCTTCGGTGCATTAG
- a CDS encoding MarR family winged helix-turn-helix transcriptional regulator, protein MNSYEDVLVALRRVIRATDLHSKRLSKYAGLTGPQLLIMRTIRDLGEVTIGTIAEKVSLSQATVTTILDRLEHRKLVYRVRSTRDKRKVHAHLTDEGAELLSRAPNPLQEDFIQKFQSLAEWEQTMILASLQRVANMMDADDIDASPVLTVGSVLNDDGWKEKG, encoded by the coding sequence TTGAACAGTTACGAAGATGTGCTGGTGGCGCTGCGGCGCGTGATCCGGGCCACGGACCTGCATTCCAAGCGTCTGAGCAAATACGCGGGCCTGACTGGTCCGCAGTTGCTGATCATGCGAACCATCCGGGACCTGGGCGAGGTCACTATCGGCACGATTGCTGAAAAAGTCAGCCTCAGCCAGGCGACTGTTACCACGATTCTGGATCGCCTGGAACATCGCAAACTGGTGTATCGGGTGCGCAGTACCCGGGATAAACGCAAGGTGCACGCGCATCTGACTGATGAAGGCGCCGAATTGCTGTCTCGGGCCCCGAATCCGTTGCAGGAAGATTTCATCCAGAAGTTCCAGAGCCTGGCGGAGTGGGAGCAGACCATGATCCTGGCCTCGCTGCAGCGGGTGGCGAACATGATGGATGCGGATGACATCGATGCCTCGCCGGTGCTGACGGTAGGGTCAGTGTTGAACGATGATGGCTGGAAGGAAAAGGGCTGA